In Lycium ferocissimum isolate CSIRO_LF1 chromosome 11, AGI_CSIRO_Lferr_CH_V1, whole genome shotgun sequence, a single genomic region encodes these proteins:
- the LOC132037759 gene encoding inactive protein kinase SELMODRAFT_444075-like isoform X3, translating into MKSGIDRSLDGGKRVVLVAVKASRDISRSAFIWALTHVVQPGDSVKLLVIIPAYSSSKRLWGFPRLINSDCTTGNWRSLSGTTLDQKDFVSESCTQMLLQLHDIYDPNKMKLKVKVISGSQSGVVAAEARRVHTRWVVLDKRMKKEARLCMDQLECNIVQMKNSQPKVLRLNFIGSPNTEAEVSRTSQASSKQLDEKSDDEIRVPNVTPASSPDHSSFTTTDAGTSSMSSLDIGTSPLLSSEINWDMKKSFSHKCNHYSDESDSDTDSEKLSSPTSSVCSHQWMQDILVAAKDFSHYLKRDFPRSKGTLLKLKHDVSPEKSFGLDREPKVCLKKERHDVEINSNMRKMMSLTKNSLADPPPLCSICQHKAPLFGKPPRWFTYSELERATSGFSEANFLAEGGYGSVHRGHLPDGQVIAVKQYKSASSQGDPEFCSEVEVLSCAQHRNVVMLIGFCVEDGRRLLVYEYICNGSLDSHLYGRKGHPLNWSARQKIAVGAARGLRYLHEECRVGCIVHRDLRPNNILLTHDFEPLVGDFGLARWQPEGDLGVDTRVIGTFGYLAPEYAQSGQITEKADVYSLGVVLLELVTGRKAIDINRPKGQQSLSEWARPRLRKSAVSELIDPCLGNCYLEQEVDGMLHCASLCIRRDPNSRPRMSQVLRMLEGDVLVS; encoded by the exons ATGAAGAGTGGGATTGATAGAAGCTTGGATGGGGGAAAGAGAGTTGTGCTTGTTGCTGTAAAGGCTTCCAGAGATATATCAAGAAGTGCCTTTATATGGGCATTAACTCATGTGGTTCAACCTGGGGATTCTGTTAAGTTGCTGGTGATCATTCCTGCTTATAGCTCAA GTAAAAGGCTTTGGGGTTTTCCTAGATTAATTAACAGTGATTGCACGACTGGCAACTGGAGATCACTGTCTGGAACAACTTTAGATCAAAAGGATTTCGTTTCAGAATCATGCACTCAAATGTTGCTTCAACTTCATGATATTTATGATCCAAATAAA ATGAAGTTGAAGGTCAAAGTCATTTCTGGGTCACAGTCTGGAGTAGTGGCTGCTGAAGCCAGGAGAGTTCATACTCGATGGGTGGTCTTGGATAA GCGAATGAAAAAAGAGGCCAGGCTCTGTATGGATCAACTGGAATGCAATATTGTTCAGATGAAAAACTCTCAACCAAAAGTGCTTCGTTTGAATTTCATTGGATCTCCCAACACTGAAGCTGAAGTCAGCCGTACGTCACAAGCGTCTTCAAAACAGTTAGATGAAAAGTCTGATGATGAGATTCGGGTGCCGAACGTGACTCCAGCAAGTAGTCCAGACCATTCATCATTCACCACAACTGACGCTGGTACATCCTCAATGTCCAGTCTAGACATAGGGACCTCTCCACTCCTCTCTTCTGAGATCAATTGGGATATGAAGAAGAGCTTTTCTCATAAATGCAATCATTATTCAGATGAATCTGATTCTGATACAGATAGTGAAAAATTGAGTTCTCCTACAAGCAGCGTATGCTCCCATCAATGGATGCAAGACATTCTCGTTGCAGCAAAGGATTTCTCACATTACTTAAAGAGAGACTTTCCAAGATCCAAAGGCACATTGCTAAAGTTAAAGCATGATGTTTCCCCAGAAAAATCATTTGGACTTGATCGGGAACCTAAAGTTTgtctaaagaaagaaagacatgATGTGGAAATAAACAGTAATATGAGAAAAATGATGTCATTAACCAAAAATTCTCTCGCTGATCCTCCTCCACTTTGTTCAATATGTCAACACAAGGCGCCTTTATTTGGAAAACCACCTCGGTGGTTCACTTATTCTGAGCTCGAACGCGCTACCAGTGGATTTTCAGAAGCTAACTTTTTGGCTGAGGGTGGGTATGGTTCTGTACATCGTGGACACTTACCAGATGGCCAAGTCATAGCAGTCAAGCAATACAAATCAGCTAGCTCACAGGGCGACCCTGAATTTTGCTCTGAAGTGGAGGTCCTGAGCTGTGCTCAACATCGAAATGTTGTGATGCTGATTGGCTTCTGTGTGGAAGATGGAAGAAGGTTGCTAGTTTATGAATACATCTGCAACGGCTCTTTAGATTCTCACCTTTATG GACGTAAAGGACATCCATTAAATTGGTCAGCACGTCAAAAGATTGCCGTTGGAGCTGCTCGAGGACTGAGATACCTACACGAGGAGTGCAGAGTAGGTTGTATTGTTCATCGTGACCTGCGGCCAAATAATATCCTCCTAACTCATGATTTTGAGCCATTG GTTGGTGACTTTGGATTGGCGAGGTGGCAACCAGAAGGGGACTTAGGAGTTGATACAAGAGTTATTGGAACATTTGG gTACTTGGCACCGGAATATGCTCAAAGTGGTCAAATAACTGAAAAGGCTGATGTGTACTCATTAGGAGTAGTACTATTGGAACTCGTTACTGGAAGAAAAGCTATAGACATTAACCGCCCCAAGGGCCAACAGTCCCTCAGCGAGTGG GCACGTCCTCGGCTGCGAAAGAGTGCCGTCTCCGAACTCATCGACCCATGTCTAGGGAACTGCTACTTGGAGCAGGAGGTTGATGGCATGCTACATTGTGCGTCATTATGCATTCGACGGGACCCTAATTCAAGGCCGAGGATGTCTCAG GTACTTCGGATGTTGGAAGGGGACGTGTTAGTGAGCTAA
- the LOC132037759 gene encoding inactive protein kinase SELMODRAFT_444075-like isoform X4: protein MLLQLHDIYDPNKMKLKVKVISGSQSGVVAAEARRVHTRWVVLDKRMKKEARLCMDQLECNIVQMKNSQPKVLRLNFIGSPNTEAEVSRTSQASSKQLDEKSDDEIRVPNVTPASSPDHSSFTTTDAGTSSMSSLDIGTSPLLSSEINWDMKKSFSHKCNHYSDESDSDTDSEKLSSPTSSVCSHQWMQDILVAAKDFSHYLKRDFPRSKGTLLKLKHDVSPEKSFGLDREPKVCLKKERHDVEINSNMRKMMSLTKNSLADPPPLCSICQHKAPLFGKPPRWFTYSELERATSGFSEANFLAEGGYGSVHRGHLPDGQVIAVKQYKSASSQGDPEFCSEVEVLSCAQHRNVVMLIGFCVEDGRRLLVYEYICNGSLDSHLYGRKGHPLNWSARQKIAVGAARGLRYLHEECRVGCIVHRDLRPNNILLTHDFEPLVGDFGLARWQPEGDLGVDTRVIGTFGYLAPEYAQSGQITEKADVYSLGVVLLELVTGRKAIDINRPKGQQSLSEWARPRLRKSAVSELIDPCLGNCYLEQEVDGMLHCASLCIRRDPNSRPRMSQVLRMLEGDVLVS from the exons ATGTTGCTTCAACTTCATGATATTTATGATCCAAATAAA ATGAAGTTGAAGGTCAAAGTCATTTCTGGGTCACAGTCTGGAGTAGTGGCTGCTGAAGCCAGGAGAGTTCATACTCGATGGGTGGTCTTGGATAA GCGAATGAAAAAAGAGGCCAGGCTCTGTATGGATCAACTGGAATGCAATATTGTTCAGATGAAAAACTCTCAACCAAAAGTGCTTCGTTTGAATTTCATTGGATCTCCCAACACTGAAGCTGAAGTCAGCCGTACGTCACAAGCGTCTTCAAAACAGTTAGATGAAAAGTCTGATGATGAGATTCGGGTGCCGAACGTGACTCCAGCAAGTAGTCCAGACCATTCATCATTCACCACAACTGACGCTGGTACATCCTCAATGTCCAGTCTAGACATAGGGACCTCTCCACTCCTCTCTTCTGAGATCAATTGGGATATGAAGAAGAGCTTTTCTCATAAATGCAATCATTATTCAGATGAATCTGATTCTGATACAGATAGTGAAAAATTGAGTTCTCCTACAAGCAGCGTATGCTCCCATCAATGGATGCAAGACATTCTCGTTGCAGCAAAGGATTTCTCACATTACTTAAAGAGAGACTTTCCAAGATCCAAAGGCACATTGCTAAAGTTAAAGCATGATGTTTCCCCAGAAAAATCATTTGGACTTGATCGGGAACCTAAAGTTTgtctaaagaaagaaagacatgATGTGGAAATAAACAGTAATATGAGAAAAATGATGTCATTAACCAAAAATTCTCTCGCTGATCCTCCTCCACTTTGTTCAATATGTCAACACAAGGCGCCTTTATTTGGAAAACCACCTCGGTGGTTCACTTATTCTGAGCTCGAACGCGCTACCAGTGGATTTTCAGAAGCTAACTTTTTGGCTGAGGGTGGGTATGGTTCTGTACATCGTGGACACTTACCAGATGGCCAAGTCATAGCAGTCAAGCAATACAAATCAGCTAGCTCACAGGGCGACCCTGAATTTTGCTCTGAAGTGGAGGTCCTGAGCTGTGCTCAACATCGAAATGTTGTGATGCTGATTGGCTTCTGTGTGGAAGATGGAAGAAGGTTGCTAGTTTATGAATACATCTGCAACGGCTCTTTAGATTCTCACCTTTATG GACGTAAAGGACATCCATTAAATTGGTCAGCACGTCAAAAGATTGCCGTTGGAGCTGCTCGAGGACTGAGATACCTACACGAGGAGTGCAGAGTAGGTTGTATTGTTCATCGTGACCTGCGGCCAAATAATATCCTCCTAACTCATGATTTTGAGCCATTG GTTGGTGACTTTGGATTGGCGAGGTGGCAACCAGAAGGGGACTTAGGAGTTGATACAAGAGTTATTGGAACATTTGG gTACTTGGCACCGGAATATGCTCAAAGTGGTCAAATAACTGAAAAGGCTGATGTGTACTCATTAGGAGTAGTACTATTGGAACTCGTTACTGGAAGAAAAGCTATAGACATTAACCGCCCCAAGGGCCAACAGTCCCTCAGCGAGTGG GCACGTCCTCGGCTGCGAAAGAGTGCCGTCTCCGAACTCATCGACCCATGTCTAGGGAACTGCTACTTGGAGCAGGAGGTTGATGGCATGCTACATTGTGCGTCATTATGCATTCGACGGGACCCTAATTCAAGGCCGAGGATGTCTCAG GTACTTCGGATGTTGGAAGGGGACGTGTTAGTGAGCTAA
- the LOC132037759 gene encoding inactive protein kinase SELMODRAFT_444075-like isoform X2: protein MKSGIDRSLDGGKRVVLVAVKASRDISRSAFIWALTHVVQPGDSVKLLVIIPAYSSTTLSGKRLWGFPRLINSDCTTGNWRSLSGTTLDQKDFVSESCTQMLLQLHDIYDPNKMKLKVKVISGSQSGVVAAEARRVHTRWVVLDKRMKKEARLCMDQLECNIVQMKNSQPKVLRLNFIGSPNTEAEVSRTSQASSKQLDEKSDDEIRVPNVTPASSPDHSSFTTTDAGTSSMSSLDIGTSPLLSSEINWDMKKSFSHKCNHYSDESDSDTDSEKLSSPTSSVCSHQWMQDILVAAKDFSHYLKRDFPRSKGTLLKLKHDVSPEKSFGLDREPKVCLKKERHDVEINSNMRKMMSLTKNSLADPPPLCSICQHKAPLFGKPPRWFTYSELERATSGFSEANFLAEGGYGSVHRGHLPDGQVIAVKQYKSASSQGDPEFCSEVEVLSCAQHRNVVMLIGFCVEDGRRLLVYEYICNGSLDSHLYGRKGHPLNWSARQKIAVGAARGLRYLHEECRVGCIVHRDLRPNNILLTHDFEPLVGDFGLARWQPEGDLGVDTRVIGTFGYLAPEYAQSGQITEKADVYSLGVVLLELVTGRKAIDINRPKGQQSLSEWARPRLRKSAVSELIDPCLGNCYLEQEVDGMLHCASLCIRRDPNSRPRMSQEVPHCSTVAGG from the exons ATGAAGAGTGGGATTGATAGAAGCTTGGATGGGGGAAAGAGAGTTGTGCTTGTTGCTGTAAAGGCTTCCAGAGATATATCAAGAAGTGCCTTTATATGGGCATTAACTCATGTGGTTCAACCTGGGGATTCTGTTAAGTTGCTGGTGATCATTCCTGCTTATAGCTCAA CTACACTTTCAGGTAAAAGGCTTTGGGGTTTTCCTAGATTAATTAACAGTGATTGCACGACTGGCAACTGGAGATCACTGTCTGGAACAACTTTAGATCAAAAGGATTTCGTTTCAGAATCATGCACTCAAATGTTGCTTCAACTTCATGATATTTATGATCCAAATAAA ATGAAGTTGAAGGTCAAAGTCATTTCTGGGTCACAGTCTGGAGTAGTGGCTGCTGAAGCCAGGAGAGTTCATACTCGATGGGTGGTCTTGGATAA GCGAATGAAAAAAGAGGCCAGGCTCTGTATGGATCAACTGGAATGCAATATTGTTCAGATGAAAAACTCTCAACCAAAAGTGCTTCGTTTGAATTTCATTGGATCTCCCAACACTGAAGCTGAAGTCAGCCGTACGTCACAAGCGTCTTCAAAACAGTTAGATGAAAAGTCTGATGATGAGATTCGGGTGCCGAACGTGACTCCAGCAAGTAGTCCAGACCATTCATCATTCACCACAACTGACGCTGGTACATCCTCAATGTCCAGTCTAGACATAGGGACCTCTCCACTCCTCTCTTCTGAGATCAATTGGGATATGAAGAAGAGCTTTTCTCATAAATGCAATCATTATTCAGATGAATCTGATTCTGATACAGATAGTGAAAAATTGAGTTCTCCTACAAGCAGCGTATGCTCCCATCAATGGATGCAAGACATTCTCGTTGCAGCAAAGGATTTCTCACATTACTTAAAGAGAGACTTTCCAAGATCCAAAGGCACATTGCTAAAGTTAAAGCATGATGTTTCCCCAGAAAAATCATTTGGACTTGATCGGGAACCTAAAGTTTgtctaaagaaagaaagacatgATGTGGAAATAAACAGTAATATGAGAAAAATGATGTCATTAACCAAAAATTCTCTCGCTGATCCTCCTCCACTTTGTTCAATATGTCAACACAAGGCGCCTTTATTTGGAAAACCACCTCGGTGGTTCACTTATTCTGAGCTCGAACGCGCTACCAGTGGATTTTCAGAAGCTAACTTTTTGGCTGAGGGTGGGTATGGTTCTGTACATCGTGGACACTTACCAGATGGCCAAGTCATAGCAGTCAAGCAATACAAATCAGCTAGCTCACAGGGCGACCCTGAATTTTGCTCTGAAGTGGAGGTCCTGAGCTGTGCTCAACATCGAAATGTTGTGATGCTGATTGGCTTCTGTGTGGAAGATGGAAGAAGGTTGCTAGTTTATGAATACATCTGCAACGGCTCTTTAGATTCTCACCTTTATG GACGTAAAGGACATCCATTAAATTGGTCAGCACGTCAAAAGATTGCCGTTGGAGCTGCTCGAGGACTGAGATACCTACACGAGGAGTGCAGAGTAGGTTGTATTGTTCATCGTGACCTGCGGCCAAATAATATCCTCCTAACTCATGATTTTGAGCCATTG GTTGGTGACTTTGGATTGGCGAGGTGGCAACCAGAAGGGGACTTAGGAGTTGATACAAGAGTTATTGGAACATTTGG gTACTTGGCACCGGAATATGCTCAAAGTGGTCAAATAACTGAAAAGGCTGATGTGTACTCATTAGGAGTAGTACTATTGGAACTCGTTACTGGAAGAAAAGCTATAGACATTAACCGCCCCAAGGGCCAACAGTCCCTCAGCGAGTGG GCACGTCCTCGGCTGCGAAAGAGTGCCGTCTCCGAACTCATCGACCCATGTCTAGGGAACTGCTACTTGGAGCAGGAGGTTGATGGCATGCTACATTGTGCGTCATTATGCATTCGACGGGACCCTAATTCAAGGCCGAGGATGTCTCAG GAAGTCCCCCATTGCTCGACAGTAGCAGGAGGTTAA
- the LOC132037759 gene encoding inactive protein kinase SELMODRAFT_444075-like isoform X1, with protein MKSGIDRSLDGGKRVVLVAVKASRDISRSAFIWALTHVVQPGDSVKLLVIIPAYSSTTLSGKRLWGFPRLINSDCTTGNWRSLSGTTLDQKDFVSESCTQMLLQLHDIYDPNKMKLKVKVISGSQSGVVAAEARRVHTRWVVLDKRMKKEARLCMDQLECNIVQMKNSQPKVLRLNFIGSPNTEAEVSRTSQASSKQLDEKSDDEIRVPNVTPASSPDHSSFTTTDAGTSSMSSLDIGTSPLLSSEINWDMKKSFSHKCNHYSDESDSDTDSEKLSSPTSSVCSHQWMQDILVAAKDFSHYLKRDFPRSKGTLLKLKHDVSPEKSFGLDREPKVCLKKERHDVEINSNMRKMMSLTKNSLADPPPLCSICQHKAPLFGKPPRWFTYSELERATSGFSEANFLAEGGYGSVHRGHLPDGQVIAVKQYKSASSQGDPEFCSEVEVLSCAQHRNVVMLIGFCVEDGRRLLVYEYICNGSLDSHLYGRKGHPLNWSARQKIAVGAARGLRYLHEECRVGCIVHRDLRPNNILLTHDFEPLVGDFGLARWQPEGDLGVDTRVIGTFGYLAPEYAQSGQITEKADVYSLGVVLLELVTGRKAIDINRPKGQQSLSEWARPRLRKSAVSELIDPCLGNCYLEQEVDGMLHCASLCIRRDPNSRPRMSQVLRMLEGDVLVS; from the exons ATGAAGAGTGGGATTGATAGAAGCTTGGATGGGGGAAAGAGAGTTGTGCTTGTTGCTGTAAAGGCTTCCAGAGATATATCAAGAAGTGCCTTTATATGGGCATTAACTCATGTGGTTCAACCTGGGGATTCTGTTAAGTTGCTGGTGATCATTCCTGCTTATAGCTCAA CTACACTTTCAGGTAAAAGGCTTTGGGGTTTTCCTAGATTAATTAACAGTGATTGCACGACTGGCAACTGGAGATCACTGTCTGGAACAACTTTAGATCAAAAGGATTTCGTTTCAGAATCATGCACTCAAATGTTGCTTCAACTTCATGATATTTATGATCCAAATAAA ATGAAGTTGAAGGTCAAAGTCATTTCTGGGTCACAGTCTGGAGTAGTGGCTGCTGAAGCCAGGAGAGTTCATACTCGATGGGTGGTCTTGGATAA GCGAATGAAAAAAGAGGCCAGGCTCTGTATGGATCAACTGGAATGCAATATTGTTCAGATGAAAAACTCTCAACCAAAAGTGCTTCGTTTGAATTTCATTGGATCTCCCAACACTGAAGCTGAAGTCAGCCGTACGTCACAAGCGTCTTCAAAACAGTTAGATGAAAAGTCTGATGATGAGATTCGGGTGCCGAACGTGACTCCAGCAAGTAGTCCAGACCATTCATCATTCACCACAACTGACGCTGGTACATCCTCAATGTCCAGTCTAGACATAGGGACCTCTCCACTCCTCTCTTCTGAGATCAATTGGGATATGAAGAAGAGCTTTTCTCATAAATGCAATCATTATTCAGATGAATCTGATTCTGATACAGATAGTGAAAAATTGAGTTCTCCTACAAGCAGCGTATGCTCCCATCAATGGATGCAAGACATTCTCGTTGCAGCAAAGGATTTCTCACATTACTTAAAGAGAGACTTTCCAAGATCCAAAGGCACATTGCTAAAGTTAAAGCATGATGTTTCCCCAGAAAAATCATTTGGACTTGATCGGGAACCTAAAGTTTgtctaaagaaagaaagacatgATGTGGAAATAAACAGTAATATGAGAAAAATGATGTCATTAACCAAAAATTCTCTCGCTGATCCTCCTCCACTTTGTTCAATATGTCAACACAAGGCGCCTTTATTTGGAAAACCACCTCGGTGGTTCACTTATTCTGAGCTCGAACGCGCTACCAGTGGATTTTCAGAAGCTAACTTTTTGGCTGAGGGTGGGTATGGTTCTGTACATCGTGGACACTTACCAGATGGCCAAGTCATAGCAGTCAAGCAATACAAATCAGCTAGCTCACAGGGCGACCCTGAATTTTGCTCTGAAGTGGAGGTCCTGAGCTGTGCTCAACATCGAAATGTTGTGATGCTGATTGGCTTCTGTGTGGAAGATGGAAGAAGGTTGCTAGTTTATGAATACATCTGCAACGGCTCTTTAGATTCTCACCTTTATG GACGTAAAGGACATCCATTAAATTGGTCAGCACGTCAAAAGATTGCCGTTGGAGCTGCTCGAGGACTGAGATACCTACACGAGGAGTGCAGAGTAGGTTGTATTGTTCATCGTGACCTGCGGCCAAATAATATCCTCCTAACTCATGATTTTGAGCCATTG GTTGGTGACTTTGGATTGGCGAGGTGGCAACCAGAAGGGGACTTAGGAGTTGATACAAGAGTTATTGGAACATTTGG gTACTTGGCACCGGAATATGCTCAAAGTGGTCAAATAACTGAAAAGGCTGATGTGTACTCATTAGGAGTAGTACTATTGGAACTCGTTACTGGAAGAAAAGCTATAGACATTAACCGCCCCAAGGGCCAACAGTCCCTCAGCGAGTGG GCACGTCCTCGGCTGCGAAAGAGTGCCGTCTCCGAACTCATCGACCCATGTCTAGGGAACTGCTACTTGGAGCAGGAGGTTGATGGCATGCTACATTGTGCGTCATTATGCATTCGACGGGACCCTAATTCAAGGCCGAGGATGTCTCAG GTACTTCGGATGTTGGAAGGGGACGTGTTAGTGAGCTAA